Proteins encoded together in one Telopea speciosissima isolate NSW1024214 ecotype Mountain lineage chromosome 6, Tspe_v1, whole genome shotgun sequence window:
- the LOC122663586 gene encoding probable protein phosphatase 2C 75, whose translation MPPPMAEVCLKMVSDDESPAKCRETRRRQMVMRRSSAEGPTEQSYLPENENIPPKRGEKRPDSPERLDECKRNRTSKIVESPSSSSSSSQSSPSGGAEVSASVPSITMGQNLTNDLVPIFGSISVSGRCREMEDAISVHPDFCRPEISDRRPLHFFAVYDGHGGSHVATLCKERMYVFLREELMRVASNSDEGGSNSAAQQQESQEERWKSVMRKCFERMDEVALSSCACGGVTNPCMCEQAGGTSDIVGSTAVVSVLTPDSIVVANCGDSRAVLSRGGRAIPLSTDHKPDRPDELGRIEAAGGRVIYLNGARVLGILAMSRALGDKYLKPIVISEPELTITERTPEDECLILASDGLWDVLSNDLACEVARKCLHEGGPSTAARILNEEPPDENATATEQMEQSRCSLAAALLTRLALGRKSSDNISVIVIDLKKG comes from the exons ATGCCTCCCCCCATGGCAGAAGTTTGCCTGAAAATGGTGAGTGACGATGAGTCCCCGGCGAAATGCCGAGAGACTCGCCGGCGACAAATGGTGATGCGACGTTCCTCCGCCGAAGGTCCAACCGAGCAGTCATATTTACCGGAGAATGAGAATATTCCCCCAAAGCGTGGGGAGAAGAGGCCAGACAGTCCGGAACGCTTAGACGAATGCAAGCGGAATCGGACGTCCAAGATCGTTGAGTCTCCATCATCGTCGTCATCTTCATCGCAATCTTCACCAAGCGGAGGAGCAGAAGTTTCGGCATCGGTGCCTTCGATCACCATGGGGCAGAATCTGACAAACGATCTGGTACCGATTTTCGGTTCTATATCGGTATCAGGACGATGCCGAGAAATGGAGGACGCCATATCCGTACATCCGGATTTCTGCCGCCCGGAGATATCTGATCGCCGACCGTTGCATTTCTTCGCTGTCTACGACGGTCATGGTGGCTCTCAC GTTGCGACACTCTGTAAAGAACGGATGTACGTTTTCCTACGGGAGGAGTTGATGCGGGTGGCGTCAAACTCCGATGAGGGCGGCAGCAACTCTGCTGCACAACAACAAGAATCACAGGAGGAGAGGTGGAAGTCGGTGATGAGGAAGTGCTTTGAGCGTATGGACGAGGTGGCTCTGAGCTCATGTGCGTGCGGGGGTGTCACCAATCCATGTATGTGCGAACAAGCCGGAGGGACGTCCGACATTGTGGGATCCACCGCCGTCGTCTCTGTTCTCACCCCTGATAGCATCGTCGTCGCAAATTGCGGAGATTCTCGCGCTGTCCTCAGCCGTGGTGGGAGGGCTATTCCTCTTTCCACCGATCACAAG CCTGACAGGCCTGATGAACTAGGAAGAATTGAAGCAGCCGGCGGCCGTGTTATCTACCTTAATGGAGCTCGAGTGCTCGGAATCCTTGCCATGTCCCGCGCTCTAG GTGACAAGTACCTAAAACCTATAGTAATCTCCGAACCAGAGTTAACAATCACAGAAAGGACCCCTGAAGATGAGTGCTTGATCCTTGCAAGCGATGGCTTGTGGGATGTCCTCTCAAATGATTTGGCTTGTGAAGTGGCTCGCAAGTGCCTCCACGAGGGAGGTCCCTCTACTGCCGCCAGAATCCTTAATGAAGAACCTCCAGATGAAAATGCTACAGCAACAGAACAAATGGAGCAGTCAAGATGCTCTCTCGCTGCTGCATTACTCACTCGACTTGCACTAGGACGGAAGAGCTCTGATAATATCAGTGTCATTGTCATTGATTTAAAAAAAGGTTAA